One region of Chelonoidis abingdonii isolate Lonesome George chromosome 14, CheloAbing_2.0, whole genome shotgun sequence genomic DNA includes:
- the LOC116827367 gene encoding uncharacterized protein LOC116827367 isoform X1: MQREPPGNDSHPGVVAPSECDLPQAQGGATFPSPGGLPDLTSLLPPEGCSVPLPDPASWVEGENVWVLELQPYGDPSAGDEAVKLEPQGPFLRSSVKAVKQEMLKLGITRMPEPERPFLRSSVRALKQEMPEPCIARMPEGPFLRSAVRALKQEMPEPGIAGMLEPEGPFLRSSVRTLKQEMPEPGVAGMLEPEGPFLKRTGKNIPWIPEQGRAGGNQHRAERRNPPRRRQGKNSRYDPLPGRQGGSPLRDITVPQSAAAGGPPHTCATCGKSFSRRSKLSSHQRNHTGDKPHSCGDCGKGFLWRSDLLRHQLMHTGERPHHCSQCGRGFSRASRLLQHQRAHMEASPGTEGSPVPSLLQGVHEEPGNGVGQSPGLSVGQRVHAEPGHEVGRSPGLNVGLGVHLDPRHGVGQSPGLSEGEGVHMEPSHGAGRSLGLNGGQGVRPEPGCGVGRSPELNEGQGVHVEPGHRVGQSLGLNEGLGVHTEPDHRVEQSLGLSEGQGVHAEPGHGVGRSLGLNEGQGVHAAPGHRVGRSLVLSEGQGVHAEPGHGVGRSLGLSDGQGVHAEPGNGAERTWALSMLQRSHVEPAYGGEGNVAQSPTLFALQGVHGEPCRGARWSPVLTTLQGIHAEPGLGVGRSLGLHEGLGVHAEPGHGVGRSRGLSQGLGVHAEPGYGVGQSLGRSEEQGVHVEPGHGVGHSPGLSEGQGVHVEPSNGAERTWALTMLQGVHAEPCHGAGWSPVLTTLQRSHVEPAHGGEGNVAQSPTLFALQGVHGEPCHGAAWSPVLTTLQGIHTEPGHGVGWSPVLTTLQGVHAEPGHGARWSPMLTTLQGVHVEPCHGAGWSPVLTTLQGVHAEPGHGPGWTPMLTTLQGIHAEPGHGAGWSPVLTTLQGVHGEPCHGQEWSPALSALQGIHGEPSHTSEGNPALIALQRVHAEPWHGTEGNVAQCPTVFALQRIHAEPCYGTEGPTAQSLELIVLQRVHGEPCHGAEGSSALITLQGLHEEPCHGTEQNPALHAVQTVHGEPCHGTEQNPALHAVKTVHGEPCHGTEQSPALSAVQTVHGEPCHGTEQSPALSAVQTVHGEPCHGTEQSPALCAVQTVHGEPCHGTEQSPALRAVQTVHGEFCHDTEQSLELRAVQTVHGEPCHGTEQSPALRAVQTVHGEPCHGTEQSLALSAVQTVHGEPCHGAESPMAHSLALASLQSIQAGEAQCVMAERGGGLAETPLSPMALVQENPFQCPECRKCFSRSSYLVKHRRIHGAGKPHQCPQCGKCFSQRSYLCKHRRIHAAAAGKPHECALCGKRFSLRSYLCKHHRIHTR, from the exons ATGCAGCGGGAGCCTCCAGGCAATGACAGTCACCCTGGGGTTGTTGCTCCTAGCGAGTGTGACCTCCCCCAGGCACAGGGTGGTGCCACCTTCCCATCCCCAGGAGGTCTCCCTGACCTCACCTCTTTGCTTCCTCCAGAAGGATGCTCTGTTCCCCTGCCGGACCCAGCGTCCTGGGTGGAAGGGGAGAATGTGTGGGTGCTGGAGCTGCAGCCCTACGGCGATCCCAGTG CAGGTGATGAAGCGGTAAAGCTGGAGCCGCAGGGGCCATTCCTGAGAAGCTCTGTGAAGGCTGTAAAGCAGGAGATGCTGAAGCTAGGCATAACAAGGATGCCAGAGCCGGAGCGACCATTCCTGAGAAGCTCTGTGAGGGCTTTAAAGCAGGAGATGCCCGAGCCATGCATAGCAAGGATGCCGGAGGGGCCGTTCCTGAGAAGTGCCGTGAGGGCTTTAAAGCAGGAGATGCCGGAGCCAGGCATAGCAGGGATGCTGGAGCCAGAGGGGCCGTTCCTGAGAAGCTCTGTGAGGACTTTAAAGCAGGAGATGCCGGAGCCAGGTGTAGCAGGGATGCTGGAGCCAGAGGGGCCGTTCCTGAAAAGAACTGGAAAGAAcattccctggatcccggagcagggcagagctggtgGGAACCAGCACCGGGCAGAGAGGAGGAACCCTCCACGGAGGAGGCAGGGTAAGAACAGCCGCTATGACCCGCTGCCGGGgaggcaaggaggcagccccctGCGGGACATCACTGTGCCCCAGAGTGCAGCTGCCGGGGGGCCACCCCACACGTGTGCCACCTGTGGAAAGAGTTTCAGCCGCCGCTCCAAGCTGAGCTCCCACCAGAGGAACCACACTGGAGACAAACCCCACAgttgtggggactgtgggaagggcTTTCTGTGGCGCTCGGACCTGCTCCGGCATCAGCTCATGCACACGGGGGAGCGTCCCCACCACTGCTCTCAGTGTGGCCGTGGCTTCAGCCGGGCCTCGCGGCTTCTGCAGCATCAGAGAGCCCACATGGAAGCCAGCCCCGGAACGGAGGGTAGCCCGGTGCCGAGTCTGTTGCAGGGAGTACACGAGGAGCCTGGCAATGGAGTGGGGCAGAGCCCGGGGCTGAGCGTGGGCCAGAGAGTCCATGCGGAACCTGGCCACGAAGTGGGACGGAGCCCAGGGCTGAATGTGGGGCTGGGAGTCCACTTGGATCCCCGccatggggtggggcagagcccgGGGCTGAGTGAGGGCGAGGGAGTCCACATGGAGCCTAGCCACGGAGCGGGGCGGAGCCTGGGGCTGAATGGAGGCCAAGGAGTCCGCCCGGAGCCTGGCTGTGGAGTGGGACGGAGCCCAGAGCTGAATGAGGGCCAGGGAGTCCACGTGGAGCCTGGCCACAgggtggggcagagcctggggctgaaTGAGGGGCTGGGAGTCCACACAGAGCCGGACCACAGAGTGGAGCAGAGCCTGGGACTGagtgaggggcagggagtccaCGCGGAGCCTGGCCACGGAGTGGGGCGGAGCCTGGGGTTGAATGAGGGCCAGGGAGTCCATGCGGCGCCTGGCCACAGAGTGGGGCGGAGCCTGGTGCTCagtgaggggcagggagtccaTGCGGAGCCTGGCCACGGAGTAGGGCGGAGCTTGGGGCTCAGTGATGGGCAGGGAGTCCACGCGGAGCCTGGCAATGGAGCAGAGAGGACCTGGGCTCTGAGTATGTTGCAGAGAAGCCACGTGGAGCCTGCCTATGGAGGGGAGGGCAATGTGGCACAGAGCCCAACCTTGTTTGCACTGCAAGGAGTCCATGGAGAGCCCTGTCGTGGAGCGAGGTGGAGCCCGGTGCTCACTACACTGCAGGGCATTCACGCAGAGCCTGGCCTTGGGGTGGGGCGGAGCCTGGGGCTGCATGAGGGGCTGGGAGTCCATGCAGAGCCTGGCCATGGAGTGGGGCGGAGCCGGGGGCTGAGTCAGGGGCTGGGAGTCCATGCGGAGCCTGGCTATGGAGTAGGGCAGAGCCTGGGGCGGAGTGAGGAGCAGGGAGTCCACGTGGAGCCTGGCCATGGAGTGGGGCACAGCCCGGGACTGagtgaggggcagggagtccaTGTGGAGCCCAGCAATGGAGCAGAGAGGACCTGGGCTCTGACTATGCTGCAGGGAGTCCATGCAGAGCCCTGCCACGGGGCGGGGTGGAGCCCAGTGCTGACTACGCTGCAGAGAAGCCATGTGGAGCCTGCCCACGGAGGGGAGGGCAATGTGGCACAGAGCCCAACCTTGTTTGCACTTCAGGGAGTCCATGGAGAGCCCTGCCATGGAGCGGCGTGGAGCCCGGTGCTCACTACACTGCAGGGCATCCACACAGAGCCAGGCCACGGAGTGGGGTGGAGCCCAGTACTCACTACACTGCAGGGTGTCCACGCAGAGCCAGGCCATGGAGCAAGGTGGAGCCCTATGCTAACTACACTGCAGGGCGTCCATGTGGAGCCCTGCCATGGAGCAGGGTGGAGCCCGGTGCTCACTACACTGCAGGGTGTTCACGCAGAGCCAGGCCATGGACCAGGGTGGACCCCAATGCTCACTACACTGCAGGGCATCCACGCAGAGCCAGGCCATGGAGCAGGGTGGAGCCCCGTGCTCACTACGCTGCAGGGAGTCCACGGGGAGCCCTGCCATGGACAAGAATGGAGCCCAGCCCTGAGTGCATTGCAGGGCATCCACGGGGAGCCCAGCCACACCTCAGAAGGGAACCCGGCGCTGATTGCCTTGCAGAGGGTCCATGCGGAGCCCTGGCATGGCACAGAGGGTAACGTGGCACAATGCCCAACCGTGTTTGCACTGCAGAGAATTCATGCAGAGCCCTGCTATGGCACTGAGGGACCCACGGCCCAGAGCCTGGAGCTGATTGTGCTGCAGAGAGTCCATGGGGAGCCCTGCCATGGAGCAGAGGGGAGCTCAGCCCTGATTACCCTGCAGGGACTTCACGAGGAGCCCTGCCACGGCACCGAGCAGAACCCAGCACTGCATGCAGTGCAGACAGTCCACGGGGAGCCCTGCCACGGCACTGAGCAGAACCCGGCACTGCATGCAGTGAAGACAGTCCACGGGGAGCCCTGCCACGGCACCGAGCAGAGCCCGGCACTGAGTGCAGTGCAGACAGTCCACGGGGAGCCCTGCCACGGCACCGAGCAGAGCCCGGCACTGAGTGCAGTGCAGACAGTCCACGGGGAGCCCTGCCACGGCACCGAGCAGAGCCCGGCACTGTGTGCAGTGCAGACAGTCCACGGGGAGCCCTGCCACGGCACTGAGCAGAGCCCGGCACTGCGTGCAGTGCAGACAGTCCACGGGGAGTTCTGCCACGACACTGAGCAGAGCCTGGAACTGCGTGCAGTGCAGACAGTCCACGGGGAGCCCTGCCATGGCACCGAGCAGAGCCCGGCTCTGCGTGCAGTGCAGACAGTCCATGGGGAGCCCTGCCATGGCACCGAGCAGAGCCTGGCACTGAGTGCAGTGCAGACAGTCCACGGGGAGCCCTGCCATGGAGCAGAGAGTCCCATGGCCCATAGCCTGGCGCTGGCTTCGCTGCAGAGTATCCAGGCCGGAGAGGCTCAATGTGTCATGGCTGAGCGAGGGGGAGGCCTGGCCGAGACCCCCCTATCGCCCATGGCCCTGGTGCAGGAGAATCCCTTCCAATGTCCCGAGTGCCGAAAGTGCTTCAGCCGCAGCTCGTACCTGGTGAAGCACCGCCGGATCCACGGGGCGGGGAagccccaccagtgcccccaGTGTGGCAAGTGCTTCAGCCAACGCTCATACCTCTGCAAGCACCGCCGGATCCATGCCGCAGCAGCCGGCAAACCCCACGAGTGTGCGCTGTGCGGCAAGCGCTTCAGCCTTCGGTCCTACCTCTGCAAACACCACCGCATCCACACGAGATAG